From the Salarias fasciatus chromosome 16, fSalaFa1.1, whole genome shotgun sequence genome, one window contains:
- the LOC115403449 gene encoding trace amine-associated receptor 13c-like → MEGTELCFPQLANAFCTRPKRPHVEAMLVYILLSSICLLTVILNLLVVISISHFRQLHTPTNLLLLSLAVSDFFVGFLMFFQMVLIDGCWFLGDIMCTIYQYLAYIITSASIGTMVIISIDRYVAICYPLHYSTKITHRKVQISIYLCWICSVIFQTLNLTDALEQPGRYNSCVGECVFYINHIAAIADLIFSFIVPIAVIIVLYMRVFVVAVSQARSVRSQLAPAYRHQSVRAAAKKSELKAARTVGVVIAVFLLCMSPFYFVNITGTDSFLNATSATFVICLFYFNSCLNPIIYAFFYPWFRKSIKLILTLQILKAGSSDANML, encoded by the exons ATGGAGGGAACTGAGCTCTGCTTTCCACAGCTGGCCAACGCCTTCTGCACGAGGCCGAAGCGTCCTCACGTTGAGGCGATGCTGGTCTACATCCTgctgtcctccatctgtctgcTCACTGTCATCCTCAACCTGCTTGTTGTCATCTCCATCTCACACTTCAG gcAGCTCCACACTCCCaccaacctcctcctcctttctctggCAGTGTCAGATTTCTTCGTGGGCTTCCTCATGTTCTTTCAGATGGTGCTCATAGACGGCTGCTGGTTCCTCGGCGACATCATGTGCACAATCTATCAGTATCTGGCGTACATCATCACCTCGGCCTCCATCGGGACCATGGTGATCATATCCATTGACCGCTACGTGGCGATTTGTTATCCCTTACATTACTCCACCAAAATCACTCATCGTAAGGTTCAGATCTCAATTTACCTTTGCTGGATCTGCTCTGTGATTTTTCAGACTCTCAATCTGACTGACGCTCTGGAACAACCGGGCAGGTACAACTCCTGCGTCGGAGAGTGCGTCTTTTACATCAACCACATTGCTGCCATCGCAGATCTCATTTTCTCCTTCATCGTTCCCATTGCTGTGATCATAGTCCTGTACATGAGAGTGTTTGTGGTGGCTGTGTCTCAGGCCCGCTCGGTCAGATCTCAGCTGGCGCCGGCCTATCGCCACCAATCAGTAAGAGCTGCAGCCAAGAAATCAGAGCTGAAAGCAGCCAGGACTGTGGGCGTGGTTATCGCTGTGTTTCTACTGTGTATGAGtcctttttattttgtcaacaTCACAGGCACAGACAGCTTCCTGAATGCAACGTCCGCGACCTTCGTCatctgcttgttctacttcaaCTCCTGCCTGAACCCCATCATCTACGCCTTCTTCTACCCCTGGTTCAGAAAATCCATCAAACTCATTTTAACTCTCCAGATTCTGAAGGCCGGCTCGTCTGACGCAAACATGCTGTAG